The following proteins are encoded in a genomic region of Gammaproteobacteria bacterium:
- the mutS gene encoding DNA mismatch repair protein MutS, with product MPEFSNHTPMMQQYLSIKQQYPDILLFYRMGDFYELFYEDAHLASELLGITLTHRGQSAGEPIPMAGVPYHSVDTYLAKLVRMGHSVAICEQVGDPSTSKGPVERKVTRIVTPGTLVEDNLLDADRDNFVFVALPEQYNHWACAWASISTGEFLVRHVTSSEALSTLIARIQPSECLVNEHIALPVSNVHFTYRPLWEFEFDNARAACQQVLGDNLSAYGLESPSLIRAAGVIIQYILHTHGEFPAQLQDIRQESDGSRLELDGDAIRHLELCQTLSGEQQGSLFSVINLTATAMGARHLRRWLLHPILDNSILERRLDIVEHLTSQLDPEYVALCLKNIGELDRVISRFAMRNALPRDFVRLRSALGSLPELIDALRYREKYEIWQAAGIKIQQFDELLSLLNRAIADAPASHIREGGVIRSGYCPELDKLRSLGHDHDAFLTQIEAEERERTGVPNLKIGFNRVHGYYIEISKAAKANIPDNYQRRQTLKNAERYVTDELKAFEQRVLASRVEALQLEQQRFFELFDLVEPNLANLRELANSLTTVDILNALARVALRYRWKRPMFSDTPELEIKQGRHPVVEAFTSDDFMPNDLTLTNKAPFLLITGPNMGGKSTYMRQAALITILARIGSFVPAESASVGTFDRIFTRIGTGDDLASGRSTFMVEMSEAARITRQATSKSLVIIDEIGRGTSTYDGLALAWALAEYMLDEVEAKVMFSTHYFELTNLAEEHPLARNVHFSAEQTVDGIRFLHQVHSGPASRSYGIEVARLAGLPDIVLARAGTHLRQFEQNHPQISEARGASANTAQGPNSHNEKLRALLTQINPDDITPRQALEILYKIRHLVEG from the coding sequence GATGCAGCAATATTTGTCGATCAAACAACAATATCCGGACATATTGCTGTTTTATCGTATGGGGGATTTTTATGAGTTATTCTATGAAGATGCTCATCTTGCCTCTGAACTGCTCGGCATTACGCTGACGCATCGGGGGCAATCCGCTGGCGAGCCAATCCCAATGGCGGGCGTCCCGTATCACAGTGTCGACACTTATCTGGCAAAACTTGTCAGAATGGGGCATTCGGTCGCCATATGCGAACAGGTTGGTGATCCGTCAACCAGCAAAGGTCCCGTTGAGCGGAAGGTCACTCGCATTGTCACGCCGGGAACACTGGTCGAAGACAATCTGCTTGATGCCGATCGGGACAACTTTGTGTTCGTGGCATTGCCTGAACAATACAATCACTGGGCATGCGCTTGGGCCAGCATCAGCACCGGGGAATTTCTGGTCCGACATGTGACGTCATCAGAAGCGCTCAGCACACTGATTGCGCGCATTCAACCATCAGAATGCCTTGTCAATGAACACATTGCTCTGCCTGTTTCGAATGTCCATTTCACCTATCGTCCGCTTTGGGAATTTGAATTTGACAACGCCCGTGCTGCCTGTCAGCAAGTTTTAGGCGACAATCTATCGGCTTACGGGCTCGAAAGCCCTTCGCTGATACGCGCAGCGGGCGTCATCATTCAATATATTCTGCATACCCATGGAGAATTTCCAGCCCAACTGCAAGACATCCGGCAAGAGTCTGATGGCTCCCGCCTTGAATTGGACGGTGACGCCATTCGTCACCTTGAGTTATGCCAAACGCTGTCTGGCGAACAACAGGGTAGTCTATTTTCTGTCATCAATTTAACAGCGACAGCAATGGGTGCCCGTCATTTACGACGGTGGTTACTTCATCCCATTCTCGACAACAGCATTCTCGAACGGCGCCTCGACATCGTTGAGCATCTGACAAGCCAACTTGATCCAGAATACGTGGCCTTGTGCCTGAAAAACATTGGGGAACTCGACAGGGTGATCTCCCGGTTCGCTATGCGAAATGCCCTGCCTCGCGATTTCGTGCGGTTAAGAAGCGCCCTTGGCAGCCTACCTGAATTGATAGATGCTTTGCGCTATCGGGAAAAATATGAAATCTGGCAAGCCGCTGGCATCAAAATTCAACAATTTGATGAACTTCTTTCCCTACTTAACCGCGCCATTGCGGATGCCCCGGCAAGCCACATACGAGAAGGTGGCGTGATTCGCTCAGGATATTGTCCCGAGTTAGACAAACTGCGTTCGTTGGGTCACGATCACGACGCCTTTCTTACCCAAATCGAAGCAGAAGAGCGCGAACGCACAGGTGTGCCCAACTTAAAAATCGGTTTCAATCGAGTCCATGGCTACTACATAGAAATTAGCAAAGCCGCAAAGGCAAATATTCCTGACAATTATCAACGACGCCAAACACTGAAAAATGCGGAACGATATGTGACTGATGAACTCAAAGCATTTGAACAACGGGTGCTGGCCAGTCGAGTCGAGGCCTTGCAACTGGAACAGCAACGATTTTTCGAGTTGTTCGATCTGGTTGAGCCTAACCTCGCTAACTTGCGCGAACTGGCCAACAGTCTCACCACCGTCGATATTCTCAATGCTCTGGCGCGCGTGGCACTCCGCTATCGCTGGAAACGCCCCATGTTTTCTGACACGCCGGAGCTTGAGATAAAACAAGGACGTCACCCTGTCGTTGAAGCCTTCACATCAGATGATTTCATGCCCAACGACTTAACCTTGACCAATAAAGCGCCCTTCCTGTTAATCACTGGGCCGAATATGGGTGGGAAGTCCACTTATATGAGACAAGCGGCCTTAATCACCATACTTGCTCGCATTGGGAGCTTCGTCCCGGCAGAATCCGCCAGTGTCGGAACTTTCGATCGGATATTTACCCGTATCGGTACAGGCGACGATCTGGCCTCCGGCCGCTCAACGTTCATGGTCGAAATGTCCGAAGCCGCAAGAATCACGCGACAAGCCACAAGCAAAAGCTTGGTGATTATTGATGAAATCGGACGAGGAACAAGCACCTACGATGGACTGGCGCTGGCGTGGGCGCTTGCCGAATATATGCTTGACGAGGTTGAAGCCAAGGTTATGTTTTCGACGCACTATTTTGAGTTGACCAATCTGGCAGAAGAGCACCCGCTCGCGCGAAATGTCCATTTTTCCGCTGAACAGACGGTGGACGGCATACGGTTCTTACACCAGGTACACAGCGGCCCAGCCAGTCGCTCTTACGGCATTGAAGTGGCCCGTCTGGCCGGTCTGCCTGACATTGTGCTTGCACGCGCTGGAACGCATCTGCGCCAATTTGAACAGAACCATCCGCAAATTTCAGAAGCACGCGGGGCCTCAGCAAACACAGCGCAGGGCCCGAATAGTCACAACGAAAAACTGAGGGCATTATTAACCCAGATCAATCCGGATGACATCACGCCAAGACAAGCACTAGAAATTTTGTATAAAATACGGCATCTCGTTGAGGGTTAA
- a CDS encoding anti-sigma factor antagonist, with the protein MGRLLYAIEKEQCVIRLVGEIRFNVCQPLDEFIKRQQSMGRKIVFDLTQSDMLDSTALGVIAQVAIARRDAGLPPSAILVSKPKIHKLLTSVCFDKVFDLIQVDQGVSGALSSLDEAIENPNKDALKKSIREAHENLMRLSFENQLNFRNVLDALQMDNS; encoded by the coding sequence ATGGGGAGGCTGCTATACGCGATTGAAAAAGAACAATGCGTGATACGTCTCGTCGGCGAAATCAGATTTAATGTCTGTCAGCCGCTTGATGAATTTATTAAACGGCAGCAAAGTATGGGGCGGAAGATTGTCTTTGATTTAACACAATCAGACATGTTGGATTCAACTGCCTTAGGTGTGATTGCGCAGGTGGCAATAGCGCGTCGAGACGCTGGCCTGCCACCATCGGCTATCCTGGTGTCCAAACCGAAAATTCACAAACTTCTCACAAGTGTTTGTTTTGATAAAGTATTTGACCTAATCCAAGTGGACCAGGGGGTTTCTGGCGCGTTGTCGTCGCTTGACGAAGCGATCGAAAACCCTAACAAGGATGCGCTGAAAAAGAGCATTCGGGAGGCTCACGAGAATCTCATGCGGTTAAGCTTCGAGAATCAATTAAACTTTCGCAACGTATTAGATGCGCTTCAAATGGACAATTCATGA
- a CDS encoding ferredoxin family protein, with protein MAFVVTDNCIKCKYTDCVEVCPVDCFYEGPNFLVINPDECIDCALCEPECPAEAIFEEDDVPEDQKEFIQLNAELSKVWPNITEKKDPLPDAEEWNGVPNKIQYLEK; from the coding sequence ATGGCTTTCGTCGTCACTGACAACTGTATCAAATGCAAGTACACAGACTGCGTCGAGGTCTGTCCGGTGGACTGTTTCTACGAAGGTCCCAATTTCCTCGTCATTAATCCGGACGAATGTATCGACTGCGCCCTGTGCGAACCAGAATGTCCCGCTGAAGCCATTTTTGAAGAAGACGACGTCCCCGAGGATCAAAAAGAGTTTATCCAGCTCAATGCAGAGCTTTCAAAAGTTTGGCCAAACATTACGGAGAAAAAAGACCCACTGCCGGACGCTGAAGAGTGGAACGGTGTCCCGAACAAGATCCAATATCTTGAAAAGTAG